The following are from one region of the Hymenobacter radiodurans genome:
- a CDS encoding penicillin-binding protein: MKGNVKKSIVTRVRLAFLGVCLFSAAIVWKVSRIQFKEGDRWRALEQERRVVYQPVFATRGTILSDNGSIMATSLPFYRVAWDPSVVDKQLFRSNVDSLALLLSQFFGDRSAKEYKRKLMNAKNSKETVRYLRLNSRQINYQDKKKLAQWPIFRAGKNKGGVIFEKVDKRFRPFGGLAQRTVGFLNEDKNGAGLEFTYNSQLAGKDGEALFERLPGGNKPIYDGTEIKPLPGYDIKTTIDINLQDVAENALYKSLVDNDAQYGCVILMEVQSGEIKAVANLGKAADGVYREDYNYAIADQGRTEPGSTFKLASMMALFEDNPDLELTDMVDTGNGRMYIGGAVKTDSHANGKISVQKVVEQSSNIGVAKLVHDHFQQKPDKYTDYLKRFGLDKPLGFQMHGEARPYVKDPTDRSWSRTSLTTMSIGYELKLAPLQTLAFYNAIANDGVKVQPIIVKEIRQADKVIEEFEPKILNPKICSEETLRKVRAMLEGVVLQGTAKAIKSNDFSIAGKTGTAWKFKNGQYTRTYSTSFCGYFPADKPKYSCIVVVDSPKRGRIYGSDVAAPVFREVADKAMARDIASQRPLLARVPLNKTQVPVVKAGLQDELTLVCEKLGVNQQSQAAGEEWVRADTNTRSLAWQVQPVRRGQVPDVSGMTLRDALFLLENRGLRVRALGNGRVNRQSVAAGTPLRRGTLVTLELQPIGAMAGTKPQPPPAPTKLVENKLLTPADPDPAKARAKLLLRQEQLKKKLRDEESEPVEAKKPEVSKDKKKVLISSLH; this comes from the coding sequence TTGAAAGGCAACGTTAAAAAATCCATCGTTACCCGCGTACGGCTGGCGTTTTTGGGCGTCTGCCTATTCTCAGCGGCTATCGTGTGGAAGGTGTCCCGAATCCAGTTTAAGGAAGGCGACCGGTGGCGGGCGCTAGAGCAGGAGCGTCGGGTAGTGTATCAGCCGGTATTTGCTACGCGCGGCACTATTCTATCGGACAACGGCAGCATTATGGCCACGTCGTTGCCTTTCTACCGCGTCGCCTGGGACCCAAGCGTGGTCGATAAGCAACTATTTCGTAGCAACGTAGACTCGCTGGCTTTGCTCTTGTCGCAGTTTTTCGGCGACCGTTCGGCCAAAGAGTACAAGCGTAAGCTGATGAACGCCAAAAACTCGAAGGAGACCGTGCGCTACTTGCGATTGAATTCGCGGCAAATCAATTATCAAGACAAGAAGAAGCTGGCCCAGTGGCCCATTTTTCGGGCAGGCAAGAATAAGGGCGGCGTCATCTTCGAGAAGGTTGATAAGCGCTTCCGGCCCTTCGGTGGCTTGGCACAGCGTACCGTGGGCTTTCTGAATGAAGATAAAAACGGTGCAGGCCTAGAGTTTACTTACAACAGCCAGCTCGCCGGTAAAGACGGTGAGGCCCTATTTGAGCGTCTACCGGGAGGTAATAAGCCCATTTATGATGGCACCGAAATAAAGCCCCTGCCCGGCTACGACATCAAGACAACTATCGATATCAACTTGCAGGATGTGGCTGAAAACGCCCTCTACAAGTCGTTGGTGGATAATGATGCGCAATACGGCTGCGTGATTCTGATGGAAGTGCAGTCGGGGGAAATCAAAGCTGTGGCCAACCTGGGCAAAGCGGCCGATGGCGTGTACCGCGAAGACTATAACTACGCCATTGCCGACCAAGGACGCACCGAGCCGGGTTCTACCTTCAAGTTGGCGTCGATGATGGCCTTATTTGAGGATAATCCCGATTTGGAGTTAACCGATATGGTGGATACCGGCAACGGTCGCATGTATATAGGAGGCGCCGTGAAAACCGACTCCCACGCCAACGGCAAGATTTCGGTGCAAAAGGTAGTAGAGCAATCGTCTAACATTGGGGTGGCAAAGCTGGTCCATGACCATTTTCAGCAAAAGCCCGATAAGTACACCGATTACCTCAAGCGGTTTGGGCTCGATAAGCCACTGGGCTTCCAGATGCATGGGGAAGCGCGGCCTTACGTGAAAGACCCTACTGATCGGAGTTGGAGCCGCACGTCGCTTACCACCATGAGCATTGGGTACGAGTTGAAATTAGCCCCCCTGCAAACGCTGGCTTTCTATAATGCCATTGCTAACGATGGGGTGAAGGTGCAGCCCATTATTGTGAAGGAAATTCGGCAGGCTGATAAGGTGATTGAGGAATTTGAGCCCAAAATTCTGAACCCCAAAATCTGCTCGGAGGAAACACTGCGCAAGGTGCGTGCGATGCTGGAAGGCGTGGTGCTGCAAGGCACGGCCAAAGCCATCAAATCGAACGACTTTAGCATTGCGGGCAAAACGGGCACTGCCTGGAAGTTCAAGAATGGCCAGTACACCCGCACATACTCCACCAGTTTCTGCGGCTATTTCCCCGCCGACAAGCCTAAGTATAGCTGCATCGTGGTGGTCGATTCGCCGAAACGGGGCCGTATCTATGGTTCCGACGTAGCCGCGCCGGTTTTCCGCGAGGTGGCCGACAAAGCGATGGCCCGCGACATTGCCAGCCAGCGCCCCTTACTAGCGCGGGTGCCGCTAAATAAAACCCAGGTGCCTGTAGTGAAAGCGGGTTTACAGGACGAGCTAACGCTGGTGTGCGAAAAGCTGGGAGTAAATCAACAGTCGCAAGCGGCGGGTGAAGAATGGGTGCGAGCCGATACGAATACGCGCTCGTTGGCGTGGCAAGTCCAGCCTGTGCGTCGCGGACAAGTGCCTGATGTAAGCGGTATGACTCTGCGCGACGCGCTGTTTTTGCTTGAAAACCGCGGGCTGCGCGTGCGAGCCTTGGGCAACGGCCGCGTAAATCGGCAGTCGGTGGCGGCAGGCACGCCCTTGCGGCGCGGCACCCTGGTGACTTTGGAGTTGCAGCCCATCGGTGCGATGGCGGGCACGAAGCCGCAGCCTCCGCCGGCCCCTACCAAACTGGTTGAAAACAAACTGCTCACTCCCGCCGATCCGGACCCAGCCAAAGCACGAGCTAAGCTACTGCTGCGTCAAGAGCAACTGAAAAAGAAGCTTCGAGATGAAGAATCGGAGCCAGTAGAAGCCAAAAAGCCGGAAGTCAGTAAGGATAAGAAGAAGGTATTAATCAGCAGCCTTCACTAG
- a CDS encoding FtsL-like putative cell division protein translates to MAINTIKPPVATPRANVPRPVIAPPAPEPEPLPVHEPEPEPVEEEAPRAPRPTRPRSSWSVFTLLERITRMDGLFREGLPVRYLPHVLFIMFLTLLYIGNTHYGYRMNRNIQKLKLETEDLRADYTTLKSDYMEASKQSEVARKVAAYGLVESSSPPFRITVPAGRLDEAELDKLPIITADSLAARAVRDSLAAVVADSVALAEGEVVTEVEE, encoded by the coding sequence ATGGCTATAAATACGATCAAACCACCTGTGGCGACGCCCCGCGCCAACGTGCCCCGGCCGGTAATTGCCCCCCCGGCACCGGAGCCCGAGCCACTTCCGGTGCATGAACCAGAGCCAGAACCGGTGGAGGAAGAGGCGCCCCGCGCCCCGCGCCCTACCCGGCCGCGTAGTTCCTGGAGCGTATTTACGTTGCTGGAGCGCATCACGCGCATGGATGGCCTGTTTCGGGAAGGTCTGCCAGTGCGTTATCTGCCGCACGTGCTGTTTATCATGTTTCTGACCTTGCTCTACATCGGTAATACGCACTACGGCTACCGCATGAACCGCAACATTCAGAAGCTGAAGTTGGAAACAGAGGATTTGCGGGCCGACTATACCACCCTGAAATCTGACTATATGGAGGCCAGTAAACAGAGCGAAGTAGCTCGTAAGGTGGCCGCCTACGGCTTGGTGGAAAGCTCCTCGCCGCCGTTCCGCATCACCGTGCCCGCTGGTCGTCTCGACGAGGCGGAACTAGATAAACTCCCCATCATCACGGCCGATTCGTTAGCAGCGCGGGCCGTGCGTGATTCGTTGGCTGCTGTCGTCGCTGATTCAGTGGCGCTGGCAGAGGGTGAAGTAGTAACCGAAGTCGAAGAGTAG
- the rsmH gene encoding 16S rRNA (cytosine(1402)-N(4))-methyltransferase RsmH, with amino-acid sequence MSTAQPTNDSVYHRPVMLAECLQALDIKPDGRYVDVTFGGGGHSRPILEKLTTGHLYSFDQDADAEHEAAALAGPNFMFIRANFRDLQQELAAHGALPVDGILADLGVSSHQFDTAERGFSTRFDGPLDMRMDPEADRTAAEVVAEYSEAELHRIFGMYGEVTNARTLANTLVTARRGQGVRTISELKKAIAPCTPRGKENKYLAQVFQALRIEVNDELTALQEMLVQTAQVLRPGGRLVVMSYHSLEDRLVKNFMAKGKFFGDVEKDFYGHQHTPFTVLTRRPVEASAEEVAENSRARSAKLRIAERSQEKAKS; translated from the coding sequence ATGAGTACCGCGCAGCCCACCAACGACTCGGTGTACCACCGCCCCGTAATGCTGGCCGAGTGCCTGCAAGCGCTAGATATCAAGCCCGATGGCCGCTACGTTGATGTCACGTTTGGAGGCGGTGGGCACTCCAGGCCCATTTTGGAAAAACTCACTACCGGCCACCTCTACAGCTTCGATCAGGACGCCGATGCCGAGCACGAAGCCGCTGCTCTGGCTGGCCCAAACTTTATGTTCATCCGCGCCAACTTCCGCGACTTGCAGCAGGAATTGGCTGCCCACGGTGCCTTGCCCGTCGATGGAATTCTGGCCGACCTAGGCGTGTCATCGCACCAATTTGATACCGCTGAGCGCGGCTTCAGTACGCGTTTTGATGGTCCTTTGGATATGCGCATGGATCCTGAGGCCGACCGCACGGCTGCCGAGGTGGTTGCTGAGTATTCGGAAGCGGAATTACACCGCATCTTCGGGATGTATGGCGAGGTGACCAACGCCCGCACGTTAGCCAATACCCTTGTGACGGCCCGGCGCGGACAAGGCGTGCGGACCATCAGTGAGCTGAAAAAAGCAATTGCCCCCTGCACACCCCGTGGCAAGGAGAACAAGTATTTGGCCCAAGTCTTTCAGGCCCTGCGCATCGAGGTAAACGATGAGCTGACGGCTTTGCAGGAAATGCTGGTGCAAACGGCGCAGGTGCTGCGGCCCGGTGGGCGGCTGGTGGTCATGTCCTACCATTCGTTAGAAGATAGGCTAGTGAAGAATTTTATGGCGAAGGGCAAATTCTTCGGCGATGTCGAGAAGGATTTTTATGGCCACCAACATACGCCCTTCACCGTGCTTACGCGCCGTCCGGTGGAAGCATCGGCGGAAGAGGTAGCCGAGAATAGCCGCGCCCGCAGTGCTAAGCTGCGCATCGCGGAGCGGAGTCAGGAAAAAGCTAAGAGTTGA